A single genomic interval of Desulfovibrio sp. harbors:
- a CDS encoding response regulator encodes MTDRILIVDDERHILSGMKAMLRRNFSVETALGSEQGLEMVRSSGPFAVVLSDLKMPGMNGIEFLTKVRELSPATVRIMLTGHGDLDAAVKAVNLGEVFRFYTKPCSSEVLGEALKAGLEKYRKDASVEDSAFFKALQKLAAANRPDPEVSADNRGAEEQDNTLSLRERTIAAMIRKGSSTKEMAEHLNISPRTVETYRDNIRRKLGLAGRKVNLQSVLISVEE; translated from the coding sequence ATGACGGACAGAATCCTCATCGTTGATGACGAGCGACACATCCTCTCCGGGATGAAGGCCATGCTGCGCAGGAATTTCAGCGTGGAAACGGCGCTCGGAAGCGAGCAGGGCCTTGAAATGGTGCGCTCCTCGGGGCCGTTCGCCGTGGTACTTTCGGACCTTAAAATGCCCGGCATGAACGGCATCGAGTTTCTCACCAAGGTCCGCGAACTCTCGCCCGCAACCGTGCGCATAATGCTCACAGGGCATGGCGACCTGGACGCGGCGGTCAAGGCCGTGAATCTGGGCGAGGTGTTCAGGTTCTATACCAAGCCCTGCTCGTCCGAGGTGCTTGGCGAGGCCCTGAAGGCCGGCCTGGAAAAGTACCGCAAGGACGCAAGCGTCGAAGACTCCGCCTTTTTCAAGGCCCTGCAAAAGCTGGCCGCGGCGAACCGGCCAGACCCCGAAGTTTCAGCGGATAACCGGGGGGCCGAGGAGCAGGACAACACGCTCTCGCTGCGCGAACGCACCATAGCGGCTATGATACGCAAGGGGAGCTCCACCAAGGAGATGGCGGAACACTTGAACATCTCGCCAAGAACCGTTGAAACCTACCGCGACAACATCCGCAGGAAACTGGGGCTGGCCGGGCGCAAGGTGAACCTCCAGAGCGTTCTGATCTCGGTGGAGGAGTGA
- a CDS encoding PAS domain S-box protein: MNRKIARVKPSRFEFMQENAVAVCYGISSLIVILLFIGTYYKCVDEKRSDIEAAFRDTANISRAVEEHAIRTFEQASLLALSIRSRYELDDKLNLGSLAKVDPNSMSIFQLLSIIDEKGINTGSSKADFTPVDLSEREHFKVHVNSTTNNLFVSKPVLGKVSGKWSIQLTTRLVKADKSFGGVVVVSLDPFYLSSFYKDIDIGPHGKIILVGHDGIIRAQKDMTADTVGKPIDDQMAGFVKNQSPNKLDNITYTEAQGQTILLSIRAVKGFPLSVIASVSESDALAGFYSRRNVYFAFAACLSVLVFFLATWTTRIFKELREGANRHRIMFDNSPLGIMHIGSDGTVINCNDKLAEQMGSTKEALLHFNVATQTDSKLQSVVKESLNGKPSFFEDIYTSATGNKTSYIRMVFNPVNPGKPPTDVIVTIEDISERMQQQEKLRVTSERLQLATEASNIGIWDYDLVHKSLIWDPMMYKLYGFENQNHAVTYKDWESRIHPDDLDASRTAIMQALNGKEDFSFEFRIFWDIDKSIHYIKASALIKRDENGNALRMVGTNLDITAMKNAESELHAAYTEIEQRVANRTQELARANELLQSEIIDRKLAHREINQILSSISSILIGVDCQGAVVRWNDAAANIFGLNAPDVIGKPLYDLPIPWDWEMIVAGVLQTRTELKPKRFYNLWYERIDGQDGFFVVTIGPLWNEEGGYDGYLILGDDISEVKFLEAQLANAAKLEAIGQLAAGIAHEINTPTQYVGDSVTFLKESFDDIGQLFTTAERYSNEPEKVGQEAALALRNLLEKIDADFLQAEIPKTIERIFDGIERISTIVQAMRRFSFAGGEEKRAFNLKNAIENTLVISRNEWKYVAEAQTDFDKDLPDILCMPGEISQVLLNIIVNAAHAIGDVVQGTSNLGLITITTKADGDFAEIRIRDTGTGIPKDVGDKVFNLFFTTKEVGKGTGQGLAIAYDIVVNKHGGTLEYESEPGAGTTFIIRLPCDG; the protein is encoded by the coding sequence ATGAACAGAAAGATCGCTCGCGTAAAACCCTCCCGATTCGAATTCATGCAGGAAAACGCCGTTGCGGTTTGTTACGGAATCTCATCGTTAATAGTCATACTGCTTTTCATCGGCACCTATTATAAGTGCGTCGATGAGAAAAGATCGGATATCGAAGCCGCATTTAGGGACACGGCCAATATCTCCAGGGCCGTGGAAGAGCACGCCATACGAACCTTCGAACAGGCCAGCCTTTTGGCCTTATCCATAAGATCCCGCTACGAGCTAGACGATAAGCTGAACCTGGGCTCCCTGGCCAAGGTGGACCCCAATTCCATGAGCATCTTCCAGCTGCTTTCCATTATAGACGAGAAGGGCATCAACACCGGCAGCAGCAAGGCGGACTTCACCCCGGTCGATCTCTCGGAACGCGAGCATTTCAAGGTGCACGTGAATTCCACCACCAACAATCTCTTCGTCAGCAAACCCGTCCTGGGCAAGGTGTCCGGGAAATGGTCCATCCAGCTGACCACCCGCCTGGTGAAGGCCGACAAGTCCTTCGGAGGCGTCGTGGTCGTCTCCCTGGACCCCTTCTATTTGTCGTCGTTCTACAAGGACATCGACATCGGGCCGCACGGCAAGATCATACTGGTCGGCCATGACGGCATCATCCGGGCCCAGAAGGACATGACGGCCGACACTGTTGGCAAACCCATCGACGACCAGATGGCCGGTTTCGTCAAGAACCAATCACCGAACAAATTGGACAACATCACCTACACCGAGGCCCAGGGCCAAACGATACTTTTAAGCATCCGTGCGGTGAAAGGTTTTCCCCTTTCCGTCATAGCAAGCGTCTCCGAGAGCGACGCGTTGGCAGGCTTCTATTCGAGAAGAAACGTCTATTTCGCGTTCGCCGCGTGCCTGTCGGTGTTGGTTTTCTTCCTTGCGACCTGGACGACGCGGATATTCAAGGAGCTTCGCGAGGGCGCTAACCGGCACAGGATAATGTTCGACAACTCGCCGCTGGGAATTATGCACATCGGGTCCGACGGAACCGTCATAAACTGCAACGACAAGCTCGCCGAGCAGATGGGCTCAACAAAAGAGGCGCTTCTTCATTTCAATGTCGCCACGCAGACCGATTCCAAACTGCAAAGCGTGGTCAAAGAATCGCTCAACGGCAAGCCATCCTTTTTCGAGGACATCTACACGTCCGCAACAGGAAACAAAACAAGCTATATACGAATGGTTTTCAACCCGGTGAACCCGGGAAAACCGCCCACAGACGTCATAGTGACCATTGAAGACATCTCCGAGCGCATGCAACAGCAGGAAAAGCTCAGGGTAACCAGCGAACGCCTGCAGCTTGCGACAGAGGCATCCAACATAGGCATCTGGGATTATGACCTGGTGCACAAGTCCTTGATATGGGACCCCATGATGTACAAGCTGTACGGATTTGAGAACCAGAACCATGCAGTCACATATAAAGACTGGGAATCAAGGATTCATCCGGACGACCTCGACGCGAGCAGAACAGCCATCATGCAAGCGTTGAACGGTAAAGAGGACTTCTCATTCGAATTCCGCATATTCTGGGACATCGACAAGTCGATCCACTATATAAAGGCGAGCGCTCTCATCAAGCGCGACGAAAACGGCAATGCGCTGCGCATGGTTGGAACGAACCTGGACATCACGGCGATGAAAAACGCCGAGAGTGAGCTCCATGCCGCATATACCGAAATAGAACAACGCGTTGCCAACCGCACGCAGGAGCTGGCCCGCGCCAACGAGCTTCTCCAGAGCGAGATCATAGACAGAAAGCTGGCCCACCGCGAGATAAACCAGATACTCTCCTCCATTTCCTCCATCCTCATCGGCGTTGACTGCCAGGGCGCCGTGGTCCGCTGGAACGACGCCGCCGCGAACATCTTCGGCCTGAATGCGCCGGATGTGATCGGCAAGCCCCTGTACGACCTTCCCATCCCCTGGGATTGGGAAATGATAGTGGCTGGGGTTTTACAGACCCGCACCGAGCTCAAGCCCAAACGGTTCTACAACCTCTGGTACGAGCGAATCGACGGCCAGGACGGCTTTTTTGTCGTCACTATCGGTCCTCTCTGGAATGAGGAGGGAGGCTACGACGGCTACCTGATACTCGGTGACGACATCTCCGAGGTGAAATTCCTGGAAGCCCAGCTGGCCAACGCCGCGAAGCTGGAAGCCATAGGCCAGCTGGCCGCCGGCATCGCCCATGAGATAAACACACCCACCCAGTACGTGGGCGATTCCGTGACCTTTCTCAAGGAGTCCTTCGACGACATCGGCCAGCTGTTCACCACGGCCGAGCGGTACAGCAACGAACCGGAAAAGGTGGGACAGGAGGCGGCCCTGGCCCTGAGGAACCTTCTCGAAAAAATCGACGCCGATTTCCTTCAGGCCGAGATCCCAAAAACCATCGAACGAATCTTCGACGGCATCGAACGCATAAGCACCATCGTCCAGGCCATGCGGCGCTTCTCCTTCGCTGGCGGGGAGGAGAAACGGGCCTTCAACCTGAAAAACGCCATAGAGAACACCCTGGTTATCTCGCGCAACGAATGGAAATACGTGGCCGAGGCGCAAACCGACTTCGACAAAGACCTCCCCGACATTTTGTGCATGCCGGGCGAGATCAGCCAGGTTCTCTTGAACATCATCGTCAATGCCGCCCATGCCATCGGCGACGTGGTCCAGGGCACATCCAACCTGGGGCTCATCACCATTACCACCAAAGCCGACGGCGACTTCGCGGAGATCCGCATCAGGGACACCGGCACAGGCATCCCGAAGGACGTCGGCGACAAGGTGTTCAACCTGTTTTTCACCACCAAGGAAGTCGGCAAAGGCACTGGCCAGGGGTTGGCAATCGCCTACGACATTGTGGTAAACAAACACGGAGGAACCCTGGAGTACGAATCGGAGCCGGGCGCGGGAACGACCTTCATCATCCGTCTTCCCTGTGACGGGTGA
- a CDS encoding HDOD domain-containing protein: MKPKILFVDDEQNILTSFRLSLRPMREKWDMSFALGGQEALAILAENPHEVVVSDMRMPGMDGAQLLREVRRLYPESVRIILSGFSEEESVLKAVELAHQYLGKPCRPVDLIRAIDNSLSLRDVLASRQLKSIVARLESLPTLPAIYNQLVAALSNENSTLKELGDIVSQDVSMVASILRLANSAFFGLPTRVASIHHAVNHLGGQTLRALVLGTHLFSSLKDVDQHPFSIKMLWEHSLRVACFARSITDVDGAQQSDCDDSFIAGMLHDVGKLVLATNMEKEFGQVLAMVRAKNCPVHVAEREILGATHAEVGAYLMGLWGFSSSHIETVCWHHTPQRQDSQTLSPQLSVYAANVLDHEMVRINSGYALRPFELETRDLEDTSERLKNWRSLCEQSLSEGKCHE; encoded by the coding sequence ATGAAACCAAAGATACTCTTCGTCGACGACGAGCAGAACATCCTGACCAGCTTCCGGCTGAGCCTTCGGCCCATGCGCGAGAAGTGGGACATGTCCTTCGCCCTTGGAGGCCAGGAGGCCCTGGCCATTCTGGCCGAGAACCCCCATGAGGTGGTTGTGTCCGACATGCGCATGCCCGGCATGGACGGCGCCCAGCTTTTGCGGGAGGTGCGCCGCCTCTACCCGGAAAGCGTTCGCATAATCCTATCGGGCTTTTCCGAGGAAGAGAGCGTTCTGAAGGCCGTGGAGCTGGCGCACCAGTATCTCGGAAAACCCTGCCGCCCCGTGGACCTGATACGGGCCATCGACAACTCGCTCAGCCTGCGCGACGTCCTGGCCAGCCGCCAATTGAAATCCATCGTGGCAAGGCTGGAATCGCTGCCAACATTGCCCGCCATTTACAATCAGCTGGTCGCGGCGCTCTCCAACGAAAACTCCACCTTGAAGGAACTGGGAGACATTGTAAGCCAGGACGTGTCCATGGTGGCCTCCATCCTGCGCCTGGCCAACTCCGCCTTCTTCGGCCTTCCCACCCGCGTTGCAAGCATCCATCACGCCGTGAACCACCTTGGCGGGCAGACGTTGCGGGCCCTGGTGCTCGGCACCCACCTGTTCTCCTCGCTTAAAGACGTGGATCAACACCCGTTTTCAATCAAGATGCTCTGGGAGCACAGCTTAAGGGTGGCCTGCTTCGCTAGGAGCATAACCGACGTGGACGGGGCGCAGCAGTCCGACTGCGACGACAGCTTCATAGCCGGCATGCTCCACGATGTGGGCAAGCTCGTTCTGGCCACCAACATGGAAAAGGAATTCGGCCAGGTGCTCGCCATGGTGCGCGCCAAGAACTGCCCCGTACACGTGGCCGAACGCGAGATACTCGGGGCCACCCACGCGGAGGTGGGCGCCTATCTCATGGGCCTGTGGGGGTTTAGCAGCTCCCATATCGAGACGGTCTGCTGGCACCATACCCCGCAGCGCCAGGACAGCCAGACGCTGTCGCCCCAGCTGTCCGTGTACGCGGCCAACGTCCTGGACCACGAAATGGTGAGGATAAACTCCGGCTACGCCCTTCGCCCCTTCGAGCTCGAGACCCGGGATTTGGAGGACACTTCCGAGCGCCTGAAGAACTGGCGAAGCCTGTGCGAACAATCTCTGTCCGAAGGAAAGTGTCATGAATGA
- a CDS encoding hybrid sensor histidine kinase/response regulator, translated as MNERILFVDDEQHILDAVRSNLKKYYTIETCANPRDTLAKIKNGEEYSVIVSDLKMPDMGGVDFLSAVRGLTPDTVRVMLTGFADLETALFAVNNNIAYKFLEKPYKTHELREMIEDCIALYNKTIFEKFENSAKVIMNHDIKGPMLGIVSLSSMLLGSENVPLDTKEALQAIHTSGSKILRILESKALLEKMERGVYKKNVSGVRIFKTIKDAIGEQAKILESKKIDIKITIDGQEYFDAFDQLIECDEHLLTCILGNILKNAVEASCVKDVIIIDVKRDKDMLISVRNCGEVPADIQERFFEKYVTQNKPYGTGVGTYSAKLMVTALGGDIHLDTSEPGHTTIHIRIPIG; from the coding sequence ATGAATGAGCGCATACTGTTCGTGGACGATGAACAGCATATTCTCGACGCGGTGCGGTCGAACCTGAAAAAGTATTACACCATTGAGACGTGCGCAAACCCCCGGGACACCCTTGCAAAGATAAAGAACGGCGAGGAGTACTCCGTTATCGTTTCCGACTTGAAGATGCCTGACATGGGTGGAGTGGACTTCTTAAGCGCCGTGCGCGGTCTAACTCCTGATACAGTGCGTGTGATGCTCACCGGTTTTGCGGACCTGGAAACCGCTCTTTTCGCCGTGAACAACAACATTGCCTACAAGTTCCTTGAGAAGCCCTACAAGACGCACGAACTACGAGAGATGATTGAAGACTGCATCGCCTTGTACAACAAGACGATTTTTGAAAAATTCGAAAACAGCGCAAAAGTGATAATGAACCACGACATAAAGGGCCCCATGCTCGGGATCGTAAGTTTGAGTTCCATGCTCCTGGGTTCTGAAAATGTTCCGCTGGATACGAAAGAGGCGCTTCAGGCGATACACACCTCCGGATCGAAAATACTGAGGATTCTCGAATCCAAAGCACTGCTCGAGAAAATGGAAAGGGGAGTCTACAAAAAGAATGTAAGCGGCGTAAGAATATTCAAAACAATTAAAGACGCGATTGGGGAACAAGCGAAAATTCTTGAAAGCAAGAAAATTGACATCAAAATAACAATAGACGGTCAGGAATACTTTGACGCGTTTGACCAATTGATAGAATGTGACGAACATCTCCTGACGTGCATATTGGGCAACATTCTCAAAAATGCAGTGGAAGCGTCTTGCGTCAAGGATGTCATCATCATAGACGTCAAACGGGACAAGGACATGCTGATCTCAGTCAGAAACTGCGGCGAGGTCCCGGCGGACATACAGGAGCGTTTCTTTGAGAAATACGTCACCCAGAACAAGCCGTATGGAACTGGGGTCGGAACATACTCGGCAAAGTTGATGGTTACTGCACTGGGCGGGGATATCCACCTGGACACTTCGGAACCCGGGCACACCACAATACACATACGGATTCCTATCGGGTAG